Proteins encoded together in one Rubripirellula reticaptiva window:
- a CDS encoding ABC transporter permease: protein MKLRHLIWKELWQRPTPMLTSLLAVTLGVTALVAIQNITVFSERKIAGDMESLGANVLVLPPSVTLQDYYGADMHGHTMPEEYVTRLALARLPGVENLAPKLCVEAEVDTIPVTLTGILPKSEFQAKASWQGLGMLGNAVGSDRGCCATAADTGEADNDPNSLATTRTIAKLGDRDVILGRDLASQLGAKTGDTLPLLGEDFTVLTVLPSTGTIDDGRMFAHLHSVQDLSGAGPVVNVIEIMACCEDAAGGLITNLSAELPETRIVTIAQVVQTQIAVNGLMSRLSWVFLSILLLVGGASIASVMYANVTERRKEIGTLMAIGASRNFVTKMFLGKAAILGLAGGAAGFIVGTIVAAVLGPQLLGIHVRPMPILLGVGMATATIVAVLASLLPARRAAGLDPCLVFNDA, encoded by the coding sequence ATGAAACTTCGTCACTTAATATGGAAAGAACTCTGGCAACGGCCGACGCCGATGCTCACCAGTTTGCTGGCCGTCACGCTTGGCGTCACAGCGCTTGTTGCGATTCAGAACATCACCGTGTTTTCAGAACGCAAGATCGCCGGTGACATGGAGTCGCTCGGTGCGAACGTGTTGGTGCTGCCACCCAGCGTCACGCTGCAAGACTATTACGGTGCCGACATGCACGGGCATACGATGCCCGAGGAATACGTCACGCGTCTCGCGCTCGCTCGATTGCCCGGCGTTGAAAATCTCGCTCCCAAGTTATGCGTCGAAGCGGAAGTGGACACGATTCCCGTCACACTGACCGGCATCCTGCCCAAGAGTGAGTTTCAAGCCAAAGCCTCTTGGCAGGGACTCGGTATGTTGGGCAATGCGGTCGGCAGTGATCGCGGTTGTTGTGCGACCGCCGCTGACACCGGCGAAGCCGACAACGATCCAAACTCGTTGGCGACGACACGCACCATCGCCAAACTGGGCGATCGCGATGTGATCCTCGGACGCGATCTCGCCAGCCAACTTGGTGCGAAAACTGGCGATACGTTGCCGCTACTCGGTGAAGATTTCACTGTTCTCACCGTGTTGCCTTCGACCGGAACGATCGACGACGGACGCATGTTCGCTCACTTGCACAGCGTCCAAGACTTGTCGGGTGCAGGGCCGGTGGTGAACGTCATCGAAATCATGGCGTGCTGTGAAGATGCCGCTGGCGGTTTGATCACGAACCTTTCCGCTGAACTTCCCGAAACGCGAATCGTCACGATCGCACAAGTTGTTCAAACACAAATAGCCGTTAATGGATTGATGTCGCGTTTGTCATGGGTCTTTCTGTCGATCCTGCTGTTGGTCGGTGGAGCGAGCATCGCCAGTGTGATGTATGCCAACGTGACCGAGCGTCGCAAAGAAATCGGAACGCTGATGGCAATCGGAGCCAGTCGCAACTTTGTAACAAAGATGTTTCTTGGCAAAGCCGCAATCTTGGGACTCGCCGGTGGTGCAGCGGGTTTCATTGTCGGCACGATTGTCGCCGCAGTACTGGGGCCACAGTTGCTGGGTATTCATGTACGCCCGATGCCGATACTGCTGGGCGTGGGAATGGCCACAGCAACGATCGTCGCGGTCCTCGCCAGCCTTCTGCCCGCCCGCCGAGCCGCTGGTCTCGATCCGTGCCTTGTCTTCAACGACGCCTGA
- a CDS encoding ABC transporter ATP-binding protein, translating to MYQLSSVTQTYERRGQIVTALDNADLTIPDNDFIAIVGPSGSGKTTLLSVLGGMLAPSTGDVMLDGESLYDLSVEERTALRGRKIGFVFQSFNLISWLTARENVQIPLMLSGKTAKQQEERAMEMLDRVGLSDRTDHRPSEMSQGQQQRVALARTLANDPQIILADEPTGNLDSETRQQVMSYLNEFHKDGRTIVMVTHDADTAAFAHRTIRLVAGVTNEIAMARAA from the coding sequence ATGTATCAACTCAGTTCCGTTACCCAGACCTACGAACGTCGAGGCCAGATCGTCACGGCACTCGACAACGCCGACCTCACGATTCCCGACAACGACTTCATTGCAATCGTTGGCCCCAGCGGCAGTGGCAAGACCACGTTGCTATCCGTCCTCGGTGGAATGCTCGCCCCGTCAACCGGCGACGTGATGCTCGATGGCGAATCGTTGTATGACCTGTCGGTGGAAGAACGCACGGCGTTGCGAGGCCGAAAGATCGGATTCGTCTTTCAGTCGTTCAACTTGATTTCGTGGCTGACCGCTCGCGAGAACGTGCAGATCCCACTGATGTTGTCCGGCAAAACGGCCAAGCAACAAGAAGAGCGTGCGATGGAGATGCTCGACCGTGTCGGCTTGTCCGATCGAACCGATCACCGTCCCTCAGAAATGAGCCAAGGACAACAACAACGGGTCGCGTTGGCACGGACACTCGCCAACGACCCGCAAATCATCCTGGCGGACGAACCGACAGGAAACCTCGATTCAGAAACCCGCCAACAGGTGATGAGTTACCTGAATGAATTTCACAAGGACGGACGCACGATCGTGATGGTCACGCATGACGCCGACACGGCTGCGTTTGCGCACCGCACCATCCGCTTAGTCGCCGGAGTTACGAATGAAATCGCAATGGCGCGGGCGGCGTAA
- a CDS encoding methyltransferase family protein, with translation MALVEEFERTGSWLFRWRSYLPFVFLPLIVTAVLRYPVIESHPNLHFVWSIVSLGVSLIGLAVRSHAVGHAADGTSGRNTKTQVAETLNTSGFYSVARHPMYLGNFLIALGIVLHSASPWLVVAFLMAFALYYERIMFTEEAFLRKKFGSVFTDWSNRTPAFLPRLRQWKSAERPLDIPKVIRAESAAVAVIALTFPALEFAMHEAQQGNVAIENSWYILFGCGLVLYIIARVMKRQLRRWLKYERILYEAAK, from the coding sequence ATGGCACTCGTTGAAGAATTTGAACGCACGGGATCCTGGCTGTTCCGCTGGCGCAGTTATCTGCCCTTTGTGTTCCTACCGTTGATCGTGACCGCCGTGCTTCGATATCCCGTGATTGAATCGCATCCCAATTTGCATTTCGTCTGGAGCATCGTAAGTCTAGGCGTCTCGCTAATCGGACTAGCGGTTCGGTCTCACGCGGTTGGGCATGCCGCTGACGGAACATCGGGGCGCAACACGAAAACGCAAGTTGCCGAAACACTCAACACCTCTGGCTTCTACTCCGTCGCTCGGCACCCAATGTACCTCGGCAACTTCTTGATTGCCCTGGGCATCGTGTTGCACTCCGCATCCCCCTGGTTGGTCGTGGCCTTCCTGATGGCATTCGCGTTGTACTACGAACGCATCATGTTCACCGAGGAAGCGTTTTTGCGTAAAAAGTTCGGCAGTGTGTTTACAGATTGGTCTAATCGCACCCCCGCATTCTTGCCAAGACTAAGACAATGGAAGTCGGCGGAGCGTCCGTTAGACATCCCCAAAGTCATTCGAGCCGAATCTGCTGCTGTCGCGGTCATCGCTTTGACATTCCCAGCGTTGGAATTCGCAATGCACGAAGCTCAGCAAGGCAACGTCGCCATCGAGAACTCGTGGTACATCCTGTTCGGCTGCGGCCTTGTTCTCTACATCATCGCTCGCGTGATGAAACGGCAACTTCGACGTTGGCTCAAGTACGAGCGAATCTTGTACGAGGCAGCAAAGTGA
- a CDS encoding BON domain-containing protein produces MKSNKSRNPPANPKSLSARVERIIKRFGFDGVHVSSDKTGQVTLSGILDEVNDRALVVAIARTTPSVTVVRCEITFSKPN; encoded by the coding sequence GTGAAATCAAACAAGTCCCGAAACCCTCCTGCGAATCCTAAATCGCTCAGCGCTAGAGTCGAACGCATCATCAAGCGATTCGGCTTTGATGGAGTGCATGTTTCCAGCGATAAGACCGGGCAGGTAACTCTCAGCGGTATTCTCGACGAAGTCAACGATCGTGCGTTGGTCGTCGCTATCGCCCGGACCACTCCGAGCGTCACCGTGGTCCGCTGTGAAATCACCTTTTCTAAGCCGAACTAA
- a CDS encoding heavy metal translocating P-type ATPase: MKKEKIELKLVLPTVNNADDSCIRRLAELLQSKAGIDAAHSLKPSDESPGQICVHFDSSVTSTGEVRELARRAGAELDQRYGHWHKRVGPMHARRASAIESRLARIDGIMESVVSPDGAVRVEFDRQETDASAIETALAEWSSSTPQDHGGDEDHRHDEGHKDNHDHSGHDHEHGGIFGPKSELIFAILCGAFLLVGWLIETFAELNDWIPLGCFIAAYFFGGYYTVTEAIEKIRASKFEIDFLMIVAAAGAASLGAWAEGALLLFLFSIGHALEGYAMGRAKRAIEALSELAPKTARVRRDGNESEIPVEELVVGDIVIIKPDERVPADGFVIAGESSVNQAPITGESVPVDKRPVDDVAAAASDPESLPPEHRAFAGTINQSGSLEIQVTKLASENTLARVVAMVSEAETRVSPTQKFTKKFERYFVPSVIAGVILLVFAPLVIDETFSESFYRAMAVLVAASPCALAIATPSAVLSGVARAARGGILVKGGGPLESLGSLDAIAFDKTGTLTEGEPKVTDVRTADGVDEAEILRNAIAVEDLSKHPLAKAVVRDGKKRLGEGESGSGGAIPDATDLQSITGRGIQATVEGDIVHIGKDDLFAEVDGPPLPESVREIVESLEENGRTTMIVRRGDRYLGVIGLMDTPREASKRTISRLRKLGIKRMIMISGDNQKVADAVAKEVGLDEARGDLMPDDKVNEIKKLQSEGGVAMVGDGVNDAPAMASASVGIAMGAAGSDVALETADVALMADNLDHLPLAIGLSRSTKSIIRQNLWMSLGMVAFLVPATILGLNIGAAVALHEGSTLIVVFNALRLLAYKQPS; this comes from the coding sequence ATGAAAAAAGAAAAAATTGAACTCAAACTGGTTTTGCCTACGGTAAATAATGCGGACGATTCGTGCATCAGGCGGCTGGCGGAGTTGTTGCAAAGCAAAGCAGGAATAGACGCGGCACACTCGCTCAAACCGAGTGACGAAAGCCCAGGCCAAATCTGCGTTCACTTCGACTCAAGCGTGACTTCGACGGGCGAGGTTCGCGAATTGGCACGGCGTGCTGGCGCAGAACTTGATCAGCGTTATGGGCATTGGCATAAGCGAGTTGGGCCGATGCACGCACGTCGGGCGTCCGCTATCGAGTCGCGTCTGGCTCGCATCGACGGCATCATGGAATCGGTTGTCTCTCCGGACGGTGCCGTTCGAGTCGAATTCGATCGTCAAGAAACTGACGCTTCGGCAATCGAAACAGCTCTCGCTGAATGGTCATCCTCAACTCCTCAAGACCACGGCGGTGATGAGGACCATCGGCACGACGAGGGTCATAAAGACAATCACGACCACTCCGGTCATGATCACGAGCACGGCGGCATCTTTGGCCCGAAGTCGGAGTTGATCTTCGCGATCCTGTGCGGTGCGTTTCTACTGGTCGGTTGGCTCATCGAGACCTTTGCTGAACTGAATGATTGGATTCCGCTCGGTTGCTTCATCGCCGCCTACTTCTTCGGCGGCTACTACACCGTCACCGAAGCGATCGAGAAGATTCGGGCGAGCAAGTTCGAGATCGACTTTCTGATGATCGTGGCCGCTGCCGGTGCCGCGTCGTTGGGAGCTTGGGCCGAAGGCGCATTGCTGTTGTTCCTTTTCAGTATCGGTCATGCGTTGGAAGGCTACGCGATGGGGCGAGCCAAACGTGCCATTGAAGCCTTGTCCGAACTGGCTCCGAAAACCGCACGGGTTCGACGCGATGGCAACGAATCAGAAATCCCCGTCGAAGAGCTGGTCGTTGGCGACATCGTCATCATCAAACCCGACGAGCGAGTCCCGGCAGACGGATTCGTGATCGCGGGCGAGTCCAGCGTCAACCAAGCCCCGATCACCGGCGAAAGCGTGCCCGTCGACAAACGCCCCGTCGATGATGTCGCCGCTGCGGCATCCGATCCCGAGTCGCTTCCGCCGGAGCATCGTGCATTCGCCGGAACGATCAATCAATCGGGTTCGCTCGAAATCCAAGTCACCAAGCTCGCATCCGAAAACACGCTGGCTCGCGTCGTCGCAATGGTCAGCGAAGCTGAAACGCGGGTGTCGCCGACGCAGAAGTTCACCAAGAAGTTCGAGCGATACTTTGTGCCGTCAGTCATTGCCGGTGTCATACTGTTGGTGTTCGCACCGCTCGTCATCGACGAAACCTTCAGCGAATCGTTTTACCGAGCCATGGCGGTTTTGGTCGCCGCCAGCCCATGTGCGTTGGCAATCGCAACACCCAGTGCGGTGCTTAGCGGAGTCGCCCGAGCGGCACGCGGCGGCATCCTCGTCAAAGGTGGCGGACCACTCGAAAGCCTCGGCAGTCTCGACGCGATCGCGTTTGACAAAACCGGAACGCTTACCGAGGGAGAGCCGAAGGTCACCGACGTTCGCACTGCTGACGGTGTCGATGAGGCCGAAATATTACGAAACGCCATTGCGGTGGAAGACCTCAGCAAACATCCGCTCGCCAAAGCAGTCGTTCGTGACGGGAAGAAAAGATTGGGAGAGGGGGAGTCTGGGAGTGGGGGAGCGATTCCCGACGCAACAGATTTGCAGAGTATCACCGGACGCGGCATTCAAGCGACGGTCGAAGGAGACATCGTCCATATTGGCAAAGACGATTTGTTCGCCGAAGTCGACGGGCCGCCACTACCAGAAAGCGTTCGCGAGATTGTCGAATCGCTCGAAGAGAACGGACGCACAACCATGATCGTCCGACGCGGGGATCGTTACCTCGGCGTCATCGGTTTGATGGATACACCCCGCGAAGCTTCCAAGCGAACGATCTCGCGGCTTCGCAAACTCGGCATCAAGCGAATGATCATGATCTCAGGCGACAACCAAAAAGTCGCCGACGCGGTCGCAAAAGAAGTCGGCCTCGATGAAGCAAGAGGCGACTTAATGCCCGACGACAAAGTCAACGAAATCAAAAAACTACAAAGTGAAGGCGGCGTCGCAATGGTCGGCGACGGCGTCAACGACGCCCCGGCGATGGCATCTGCCTCGGTCGGTATCGCGATGGGAGCCGCCGGTAGCGACGTAGCCCTCGAAACCGCCGACGTCGCCCTGATGGCCGACAACCTCGACCACTTGCCGCTGGCCATCGGACTGAGCCGATCGACGAAATCAATCATCCGTCAAAACCTCTGGATGAGTCTCGGCATGGTCGCCTTCCTCGTCCCCGCCACGATCCTCGGCCTGAACATCGGTGCTGCCGTCGCCTTGCACGAAGGCAGCACCTTGATTGTCGTCTTCAACGCCCTGCGTCTACTTGCTTACAAACAGCCATCCTAA
- a CDS encoding methyltransferase family protein — MRLAIAYLTGALLLLVIAMLAYSIMRPSRRLWPPRGQQTWQYYFAWLLTLLSFGGFIAVGLLDWNSLGWPAIVRWPIGLALIVGGNVLAWVGVSQISMKTTSGSKGPLVTDGLYQYGRNPQYLGDIAIIVGWAILSSSLWAMPLCVGGIIAFVLTPFAEETWLEELHGADYREYCSRVSRFFGRRSLPGN, encoded by the coding sequence TTGAGATTAGCTATCGCCTACCTTACCGGTGCATTGCTGCTTCTAGTAATCGCGATGCTCGCATACTCGATCATGCGACCGTCAAGACGTTTGTGGCCGCCGCGAGGACAGCAAACTTGGCAGTACTATTTTGCTTGGCTACTTACGCTTCTCTCGTTTGGCGGCTTCATTGCCGTAGGCCTACTCGATTGGAATAGTCTTGGTTGGCCTGCCATCGTACGTTGGCCGATCGGCTTAGCACTAATCGTTGGAGGAAACGTCCTCGCATGGGTTGGTGTTAGTCAGATAAGCATGAAAACAACTTCGGGCAGCAAGGGACCGCTGGTAACCGATGGACTCTATCAATACGGTCGCAACCCACAATACCTTGGTGACATTGCAATCATCGTCGGGTGGGCGATTCTCTCCTCATCGTTATGGGCAATGCCTTTGTGCGTCGGTGGAATCATTGCGTTTGTTCTAACGCCCTTTGCCGAGGAAACATGGCTGGAAGAACTTCACGGGGCCGACTATCGGGAGTATTGCAGTCGAGTCAGTCGGTTCTTCGGACGCCGCTCTTTGCCGGGCAATTAG
- a CDS encoding efflux RND transporter permease subunit, with translation MLTAIIRFSIKHRILVVLASVFVAALGAYNFTQLPIDAVPDITNVQVQINTSVPALSPIEIEKRVTFPIEVSMSGLPHLEELRSISRYGLSQVTVVFDDDTNLYLARQLVSERLQTAKDSLPRGLAEPSMSPISTGLGEIYMWAVEAEPDARKPDGTAYSPTDLRTIQDWIIRPQLLTVSGVAEVNSIGGFSKQYHVTPHPARLLSLGLTLQDVADALERNNAFAGGGYIEHRGEQYIVKMSGLVSTLEQIGKIPVVTRDGTPILIRDVAGVEFGKELRTGAATLNGEESVVGTAMMLVGENSRTVAKAVDQAMQQVNRTLPPGVHAKTVYNRTRLVDATIETIQNNLMEGAILVIAVLFAILGNFKVALFVALSIPLSMLFAVTGMVSNKISGNLLSLGAIDFGIIIDGSVVMAENIIRRFSEKQQSLGRILNRSERLKETFEAAREVAPPVLSGVGIIMIVYLPILTLTGIEGKMFVPMAKVVLLALLGSLFLSFTFIPAMAALFLTGKVNEGDGRIMSFSKHWYRRALLASLRFKKAFIGVAVAMLLLSGWIAAGLGSEFVPSLDEQDFAIQSLRIPATSLSQSIEMQKRIEKRLLEFPEVETVFARIGTAEVATDPMPPNIADGYVIVKQKSQWPDPSKSKAELIAEVEEAIEKIPGNAYEISQPIELRFNELISGVRSDVAFKIFGDDMDVMLAKANEVSGLLNKIEGASDVKVEQVSGLPTLRIDFKREKLARFGLDIADVQEIVSMAIGGRTVGQVFEGDKRFDIVLRLPESLREDLRMIEQLPIPLPGDANSTSEDDVHNPAYEARVVALNQLADVSIVEGQNQVSRENAKRRIVVQANVRGRDMGSFVAEASDVIEQKVEFPSGYWYRWGGQFENLERATNRLMIVVPVSLLLIFIILFSTFGSVRDALLIFSGVPFALTGGVAFLALRGIPFSISAGVGFIALSGVAVLNGVVMVSFIRQLLADGKETAEAVVEGAVTRLRPVLMTAVTDAIGFIPMALATGTGAEVQRPLATVVIGGIISATILTLLLLPTLYATFHHQESESLN, from the coding sequence GTGCTAACAGCAATCATTCGATTTTCAATCAAGCATCGCATTCTCGTCGTGCTTGCATCTGTCTTTGTTGCAGCTCTTGGAGCCTACAACTTCACACAGCTTCCCATTGATGCTGTCCCTGATATCACCAACGTTCAGGTGCAAATCAATACTTCGGTTCCGGCACTGTCGCCAATCGAGATCGAAAAGCGAGTCACTTTCCCTATCGAAGTTTCGATGAGCGGACTGCCTCATTTGGAAGAGCTCCGCTCCATTTCCAGATACGGGTTGTCGCAGGTCACTGTCGTCTTTGACGACGACACGAACCTGTATCTCGCTCGCCAATTGGTCAGTGAACGTTTGCAGACGGCAAAAGACTCGCTACCAAGAGGGCTGGCAGAACCATCAATGAGTCCCATCAGTACCGGACTCGGCGAAATTTACATGTGGGCGGTTGAAGCGGAACCCGACGCAAGAAAACCAGACGGAACAGCCTATTCCCCCACTGACCTGAGAACCATTCAGGACTGGATCATCCGACCGCAACTGTTGACCGTATCCGGTGTAGCCGAAGTCAACTCCATCGGTGGTTTTTCCAAGCAATACCACGTCACGCCGCACCCGGCACGCTTGCTGTCCCTTGGCTTGACGTTGCAGGACGTAGCGGACGCTTTGGAACGGAATAACGCATTTGCAGGCGGGGGATACATTGAACATCGTGGTGAGCAATACATCGTCAAGATGAGCGGGCTTGTATCGACGCTCGAACAGATCGGCAAGATTCCTGTCGTAACGAGAGACGGCACTCCGATCTTAATAAGAGATGTCGCTGGAGTGGAATTCGGGAAGGAACTGCGAACAGGAGCCGCGACGCTTAACGGAGAAGAATCGGTCGTCGGTACGGCCATGATGCTGGTGGGTGAGAATAGCCGAACAGTTGCGAAGGCTGTTGATCAAGCTATGCAGCAAGTCAACCGAACGCTACCTCCTGGCGTTCATGCAAAAACGGTCTACAACCGGACGCGGCTAGTCGATGCGACAATCGAGACGATCCAAAACAATTTGATGGAAGGTGCAATTCTCGTCATTGCTGTGCTGTTCGCGATTCTTGGCAATTTCAAAGTCGCGTTGTTCGTCGCATTGTCGATTCCGTTGTCGATGCTGTTTGCAGTCACTGGCATGGTTAGCAACAAGATAAGCGGAAACCTGCTGAGTCTGGGAGCCATTGACTTCGGAATCATCATCGACGGCTCCGTCGTCATGGCGGAAAACATCATCCGCCGTTTTTCTGAGAAGCAACAGTCGCTTGGTCGAATACTGAATCGTTCGGAACGCTTGAAGGAGACATTTGAAGCAGCTCGCGAAGTCGCCCCGCCCGTACTTTCCGGTGTTGGGATCATCATGATCGTCTATCTCCCGATTCTCACGCTGACCGGCATCGAAGGAAAGATGTTCGTGCCAATGGCGAAAGTTGTCCTTCTCGCACTTCTTGGTTCACTTTTCCTTTCCTTCACGTTCATTCCCGCAATGGCTGCGCTATTCCTGACGGGCAAAGTCAACGAGGGCGATGGGAGAATCATGTCGTTCTCGAAACATTGGTATCGGCGTGCGTTGCTCGCGTCACTCCGATTCAAAAAGGCATTCATTGGAGTCGCGGTTGCCATGCTATTGCTTTCGGGATGGATCGCTGCGGGGCTAGGAAGTGAGTTTGTGCCATCGCTAGACGAACAGGATTTTGCGATTCAATCGCTACGAATTCCCGCCACATCCCTTAGTCAGTCGATCGAAATGCAGAAGCGTATCGAAAAGCGACTTCTGGAGTTCCCGGAGGTAGAAACCGTTTTTGCTCGCATCGGAACTGCGGAGGTCGCTACCGATCCGATGCCACCGAACATAGCCGATGGCTATGTCATCGTGAAACAGAAGAGTCAGTGGCCCGATCCGAGCAAATCGAAGGCTGAATTGATTGCCGAGGTCGAAGAAGCCATCGAGAAGATTCCGGGAAACGCCTACGAGATTTCGCAACCCATCGAGTTGCGGTTCAACGAATTGATTTCTGGCGTCCGAAGCGATGTTGCTTTCAAAATCTTCGGCGATGATATGGATGTCATGCTTGCCAAGGCCAACGAAGTCAGCGGCCTGCTGAACAAGATCGAAGGAGCGAGCGATGTTAAAGTGGAACAAGTCAGCGGACTACCGACGCTACGGATTGACTTCAAACGTGAAAAACTGGCCCGTTTCGGACTAGATATTGCCGACGTGCAGGAGATCGTGTCGATGGCCATTGGCGGCCGGACGGTTGGCCAAGTTTTTGAGGGCGATAAACGATTCGACATCGTGCTGAGATTGCCCGAGTCGTTACGCGAAGACTTGCGTATGATCGAACAATTGCCCATCCCGCTTCCGGGCGACGCCAACTCTACATCCGAAGACGATGTCCACAATCCGGCGTATGAAGCCCGCGTTGTGGCCCTCAATCAGTTAGCAGATGTTTCGATCGTTGAGGGGCAAAATCAGGTCAGTCGGGAGAATGCTAAACGTCGAATTGTGGTACAGGCCAACGTGCGGGGGCGTGACATGGGTTCGTTTGTTGCCGAGGCATCGGATGTGATTGAACAAAAGGTCGAATTTCCATCCGGTTATTGGTACCGCTGGGGCGGTCAATTTGAAAATCTGGAGAGAGCGACAAATCGCTTAATGATCGTGGTCCCGGTTTCGTTACTGCTGATATTCATTATTCTGTTTTCCACATTCGGTTCCGTGCGAGACGCCTTGCTGATCTTCTCAGGTGTGCCGTTTGCTTTGACAGGCGGCGTTGCGTTTCTGGCATTGCGAGGAATTCCGTTTTCGATTTCCGCTGGCGTGGGATTCATCGCACTTTCTGGTGTAGCCGTACTTAATGGAGTTGTGATGGTCAGCTTTATTCGGCAGTTGCTTGCAGATGGGAAGGAAACTGCCGAAGCGGTTGTCGAGGGAGCGGTAACGCGACTGCGGCCTGTACTGATGACCGCTGTCACTGACGCTATTGGTTTCATACCAATGGCGCTTGCGACGGGTACGGGAGCCGAAGTTCAGCGACCCTTGGCAACAGTCGTGATTGGAGGGATTATCTCGGCAACAATTCTCACACTTCTGTTGCTGCCAACGCTCTACGCCACCTTCCATCATCAGGAATCGGAATCACTGAACTAA
- a CDS encoding efflux RND transporter periplasmic adaptor subunit — translation MLNRITIITQKLAFLLCCAVAFGGNVVAEAGSDHATENERSDEETEFLEFLWDKAKGEGIEFVGVGPAVIGVRQSFYGETVINGNTLVHVVPRFSGTIKGVSKMLGDTVRAGDVLATVQSNESLSNYQVKAEIDGVIIDQDATKGEFVSTDKVLFKLANLETTWANISVPPMMLKSVKMGTPATAISQSTDARLETQITYVRPTLSESTRSGHARLELPNKNLEWPAGMFVMVEVVLSEKNVPLAIPDTSVLLIENKPSVFVQSEAPDGDQGFEVRHLKLGRSDGRWVEVIDGLKADEVVAAGNTFLLKAEMGKSSAEHSH, via the coding sequence ATGCTCAATAGAATTACGATTATCACGCAGAAGCTTGCGTTCTTGCTCTGCTGTGCCGTGGCCTTTGGAGGAAACGTCGTGGCCGAAGCAGGTTCTGATCACGCGACCGAAAACGAACGCAGCGATGAAGAAACTGAATTTCTTGAGTTTTTGTGGGACAAGGCGAAAGGTGAAGGAATCGAATTCGTCGGCGTCGGGCCAGCGGTGATTGGAGTGAGGCAAAGTTTTTACGGCGAGACAGTAATCAACGGCAATACCCTCGTCCACGTCGTCCCTCGCTTCTCCGGCACGATTAAAGGAGTGTCCAAGATGCTGGGTGACACTGTACGAGCCGGCGATGTGTTGGCAACGGTACAGAGCAACGAAAGCCTCAGCAACTACCAAGTCAAGGCTGAGATTGACGGCGTGATTATTGATCAAGATGCGACCAAGGGTGAATTCGTTTCCACCGATAAAGTGCTTTTCAAGTTGGCGAATCTCGAAACAACCTGGGCCAACATCTCCGTTCCGCCCATGATGCTGAAGTCAGTTAAGATGGGAACACCTGCGACCGCCATCTCTCAATCAACGGATGCGCGACTTGAAACCCAAATCACCTACGTTCGCCCGACACTGTCGGAATCTACGAGGTCGGGCCATGCGCGTTTAGAGTTGCCGAACAAGAACCTTGAATGGCCAGCGGGCATGTTCGTTATGGTCGAGGTCGTTTTGTCAGAGAAGAACGTGCCACTAGCGATTCCCGATACTTCAGTGCTGCTTATCGAAAACAAGCCATCGGTATTTGTCCAGAGCGAAGCGCCAGATGGTGACCAAGGATTCGAGGTTCGACACCTCAAGCTTGGTCGTTCTGACGGACGATGGGTTGAAGTCATTGACGGACTGAAGGCGGACGAAGTTGTCGCCGCAGGGAATACGTTTTTACTCAAGGCGGAGATGGGAAAATCTTCTGCTGAACATAGCCACTAA